The Dasypus novemcinctus isolate mDasNov1 chromosome 2, mDasNov1.1.hap2, whole genome shotgun sequence genome includes a region encoding these proteins:
- the FABP6 gene encoding gastrotropin yields the protein MAFNGRYEIESEKNYDEFMKRLGLPSEAIEKGRNFKIVTEVQQDGQNFVWSQHYPGGQSMTNKFTIGKESDMETMGGKKFKATVQMEGGKIVVDFPNYHQTSEIVDGKLVEISTIGGVTYERVSKRLN from the exons ATGGCATTCAACGGCAGGTACGAGATCGAGAGTGAGAAGAACTACGACGAGTTCATGAAGCGCCTCG GGCTCCCCAGCGAAGCCATCGAAAAGGGCCGCAACTTCAAGATCGTCACGGAGGTGCAGCAGGACGGGCAGAACTTCGTCTGGTCCCAGCACTACCCCGGGGGCCAGTCCATGACCAACAAGTTCACCATCGGCAAGGAGAGCGACATGGAGACCATGGGCGGCAAGAAGTTCAAG GCCACGGTGCAGATGGAGGGGGGGAAGATTGTGGTGGACTTCCCCAACTACCACCAGACCTCGGAGATCGTGGACGGCAAGCTGGTGGAG ATCTCCACCATCGGAGGCGTGACCTATGAGCGCGTGAGCAAGAGGCTGAACTGA